The DNA window TGCATCATATACCTGTTCATTCCTGAAACTACTGCATATTATCTGACCCTTAAACTTGGCGTCGTCATTTTTACGCGACAATTCACCAGTGCACGTATCATCCGCATTGCTATTTTTGCTATCCTCCCCTTTTTTGTTCTTACCATCAATATTTTGTTCTCTACAATTATTAGTGATATTATTTAACTCATCGTTAAACTTGTTAGTACAGTTCGTTCCCTCCTTTTTGGCaccattattttttgaagttcttttttcttcctcttctacATCTGTACAGTTTTCCTCACTCAATATTGGTTCTTCATTCATATTCTGTGTTTCTATTTCTTCTCTCTTTGCCTTCATCTCCTGTACTGCTATTAAATCTTCTTCTACTTCTACGTATACTTCTTTTTCTTGATTTTCCTTTTCACGTTTATTTAACTTTTGTTCATCTAtagatttattattatctattATTCTGTAATCACTCCTTAAAATATCGTATTCACTAAGGGgttctatttcttttaaaactGTTGACGTGTTATCTTCTTCCTCTCCTGATTTCGCCTTTAGTACTAATATAGTGGCAGGAGTTTTCTGGTACTTCCTTTTTATTCCCAGTCGACCAGTGAAAAAGTAATGAAATTTGCTCATATCTGATAGTACGTTCAGCAATTTTTGATACCCCCTGGtgtaattataataagtaagataaacagaaaaatttgataaaacataaattttaaatttttcagaCAAGTGGCTTTCATGAAATGTATCACAATATTTTGCATTCTTTACatcatttacatattttatatcttgGTTTAAACAATCAACTATATCAGCTACTTTACATAAAATGGTTTCTTGCTCAATTATTTCAAAGTCGGTAggtaataaatttatttttttaaatatgtgtatCGGTTTAtcaattatatgaattttcaACGAATAAAAATAGTCGTTATATGATGAAGTAAATAATCTTTGccatataaaacaaattctTGCTTtccataaatatttactttttataaagtaatcgcaatttaaattatcataacatttttcttctttcatATCATTGGTAACAGCCTCATCTCCCATATATTTTGTCGTTGATTTTATATTCACGTCAGCTCTACTACCATACACCTGATCCTCTTTAATATTATTGGTATTATTAGCATTGTTTATGTTTTTCTCCGAAAAGTTATATTCATCGAGACTTAAAAACGGAAGGTCCTCCTTACAAAAATTGTTTACTAGTcctaataaaattatggaTAAACAAAAAGAGTTTATTAATTCAcaatgttcatatatatataccccctctaatgataaaaaatccAAAGacgaattaaaaaaattttcctttttaatttgtaaagCCTCtataaatttcttaaaataattgTCTTCATTGTATCTTTGTGTATTTTTCAATGTTACTATATGAATGTCATATTTTAACGGTGGCCCAGTCCAATTATATtgagtaaaaatatttaaaaaaataaaactacataataaaatttttacttcaAACAGAAAGGTAAAACACAAGTACATAAAAATGGTAAGCTCCTTACTCTCTGTTTTTCTTTCTAtgtgttttttatattttattttttctctttcacTCCTTACATATTCAAACAACTCTTTTTTTACTTGATTAATGCTAACAATATGCTGATTTTCAAAAACATCcaaaacaaatttaaatatattataaaccCAAGGATTTGTGATACACCTTTTATGCTTTCCACATTTTGCCAATTTCAAAAGAATGAAAAGGTTCTTAATTTCATCTAgcaattcttttaataactCTTTTTGgttcaatttttttgaaatttcttCTCCCACTAGATCTTTATACAAAGCTTCTAAGCTTGTTACAATTTGTTTTTCTGTTTTCTCATAAATGTCTTCATTTTCGTAGTTCAAGTAAATCAATTCTTCGATAAACCACAACACTTTTCTTAGATTTTCCATTGAGCAACTAGGTAAAAAttagtattttttcttttttttttttttttttttaataatacacaTACGAAAACAagcaaaaaaagagaaacaCAACACAGTGCAATATAAtgcaaaacaaaacaaatgcTTATTCCCTCaaaggaaaaatttaaatccAAAAAAGAGGCAATTTTATacgtaattttatataatatggaaaaaattatataagtcGTCTCATAAACATCTTCTTTTGgttcttaaattttaaaggaataaaaaataaaaataaaaataaaagtaaaaaccTAATAAGTGGTAGAAGTACTTGTATACATGTAACTTCCAACTGTTTTTACTCCCATTATTGTCGAAATGAAAATTTGGTCCCCAATATTTTCATTCTATTCAATTTcaatttgaaattttttttttttttatttgactGGCAGTTGTAACtgtagtaaaaataataatccaTGTCGATTAAACGTGTTTAACATTCCatttaacattattttacAAGTACGCTCAGCAGTATATTCATCAAAGTTTACGAGCGACGTAATACTGTTCATTAACGTTGaatagtatataataatacttaaCGGAACATTCTAATATGCTTAAGAATCGATGTCATTTTATGTtcagttttattttatctgcTAACTACAAACTTGGtcttatgtaataaaaatgttccTTGTGctttatgcatataataaaaatccACTTGCATATTCTTTAccaacaaaataaatataaatatataatatgccagtaacaaaatttatttcgACTGAGTTAAGGGCGCAATTTAACAACttctaatatttaatatatgagcaaatttttaattttaattcttttaattttttttttttttttttttttttttatgctatttactttattatgaaaaagcCGAAATTATTAGCATAAAAAATCTATTCACTATCACGTTCCTACGAATTCTGTGTTAACTTCATTTTGCATAATCcagttatattattatatttgattTATAACGAAGTACTTTAGACCTTCAGAAGGAAtgacataaaaataaaaggaaaaatatcatacttgctttattttgaattaacACCAAAGTATCATTATTTTCCCCCTTTTTGGATGTTCCAGAAATTTACCAAAATAGGTGGggaaaaataggaaaaaaggatattttttttattattttcccgtttgtattacaaaattatgcAGTCTCGCTAAAATGATGTTATATACGACTATCAGTTTTGAATTCTGCATATTATGTATGTtggtacatgtacatatatatatatatatatatatattatatatatgtatgtccATTTTTGCGCCGTATCGAAGGCAATACCGAATAGTGCATAAATTGCTCCGTATGAGCGCACATGTATCCTGCTCTTGTGTACTTCCATTTATGCATTTCCTGCTTATAAacattattccttttttttttttttttctatacaGCAAACATCGTAAAACATGAACAtgataagtaaaatattaaggGGAAATAACTTTTTACATATCAAGAACAAAATTGAAgtaaacttttttaaatactcaAAAAGATATGAATCAAGAGTAAAAGCACACAGATATACAGGCATAACAGCAGTAAAAACACATGCACAAAAAACAGAATGGTACTTGAAAGCTGAAAGAGATTTTTTGGCTGAAAGAAGTCAAATACCAAATGGATATATTGGCCTTTGGCAATATGAtgatataaaacatttaaaagaaaatattataaatatgctACATTTAAACTGTGCTAACaataaacaaatacataaatttaaaaagttgaATATACGAAGATTATTACAAAGAAGACCTTTTGATACTGGAAGTGCACCTGTTCAAATTGGATGTTTGAccgaaaaaattttaaatttaagagCTCATTTAATACAACGATGTAAAGATCATCCTAAAAAGAGAACTATGTCTATCTTATTAGCGAGAAGACAAAAACtgatgaaatatttatataaaaccgattttgaattatataaacatacttgtaatttattaaaaattaaatgtatattatttgcaATTCCTGATTCGAGAGATAGAGCAAAAGCAATTAATGCAGCAGCTATTGATGGAGACAggtgtaaatttttaattaggCAAAAATTGTGGAAAGGCAAATACAGGCCTAGACCAATCAAAAATGCAAAAGGTCAAACAGTAAGATATACCAGGCACCCGATAGAACAACCCCCTTCTGATTATGCATTACCAAAAGAATACAAGCCACAAATATCAAATTCATGGCCATATGGCGTTAAGGAAACCTATCAAAAAGGACTTTATACTATTCACAATCCCACAGCTCCAGGTTTGGGGTATTGTCCTGTTCCAATGTTGTTCTGAAGGTATATacctatttatatatatatgcatttattcatacttatgtacatacatacatatatgcccatatatatgtatatatatttatgtatttgtattttttttttttttttgtatcagCTTACATTTGCACAGTTTTAACGATTTGCCTGACCTGTTCATGcaattttcatttctttttaagaaaatttaattacCTTTTAAGCTTAACAtcatataacatttttacatttatacgATATATGTCactttaagaaaaattttctttctatataactataatattttatattttctttttgtatgTGTGTGCATAAAAAACTCTTCTGACTTTTAAAAagctatttttttgttaactaaaatggaaaaaaaaaaaaaaaaaagaggagaaacgaaaagagaaaaaagaaaaaacaataacacataaaatgcatatttttacgcttttaaaaaattttatcttttctattttgtCACTAATGGCTTATCAACGTGGTacaaattatgtattatggTTTGTCTCTTCAGCATATTAAGGTAATCATTACATTCATTTTcaaatgtttttaatttttcacaGTCTTGTATActattgttaaaaaattccCTAAAGTTTTCTTTAGCCTGTTAagaacataaaaaagttaaaatgtCAAAATGTTATTGCCTATACTATACAGTACATTTTCTCTATGTGAACAGTACTTTTCCTCTATTCATTATTGAGAAAGCTCTTTAATTTGCACACATCCGCCCATCAACTTTTTCACTTATTTTCGTATATGTctttatgtacgtatgcatgtacatatatatatatatatatatatatatatatatatatatatatatttatttatttaaaattggGAACgggttatatatatgttttatctTAGACGTCGCTCAAACCTTGTTAGTGAAGTAGACGTTGTAGTTTATATTCTCAAATTTAGATGCTTCGTTCAAAATATGGCGATACAACGTTTTTAAACGTTTTATTTGAtttgttttcattatattctgcaaaaattttaatcattaattttttaaaattattcccTTAGGTATAATCTTTGTGTATGTTCCAAATAATACAATTTGCTTTGGTTTTTACCATGTGAACATAAGCAAAGTTATATGTatctatatgtatttatatgaatttatatattatactatatgaatatatttatattttgtgttCTTTTTGTAGTTCATATGTGAAGTATTAATAATTGACTAATATAATTcttcaattaatttttatttgaattttttcaaaaaatgtgttttctcattttttaaatgatgtactgaataataataataattagaattttgaaagatttaaattttacttttaaaaaaaaaaaatataaaaaaataaagtctGAATCAAAATCAAGCAAACAGAATCCCACAAAAGAAAATGCAAATAGATACatgcacgtatgtatatctttatacatatgctcaaaataaaaaaatgaagaataaaattttttttttcttaaatataaaaatatatatttaacttcAGAGTGACTTATATGTGTCAAGCAGTAAAAATTTTGCAAACGtagtttaataaatattaccgTAGTTTAATAATTgcagaaaagaaaaaaaaaaaaaaaaaaataataataaaataataaaataataaaacaattaaacAATAAAACAAAGTAATGCAAGCAAAAATCGTTAGCTTTATTACACTGTTGAAAATGAAAGATTAAAGCTTGTAAACTTGGTTAAAATGGTTGAGGtcaattacatatatgtagataattacatgaattatatattttatggtACTCCTCATaggaatataatttttagtaGCTTACTAAATGTTATGAATACTTTATTTGAACTTTGTGCACTGTGATCTCATATTTTCAGGaaatttaaaagtaaaattatagaCACATGtgaagtataaaataaaaaatgaacgaATTAAAGGTACCATCTATAAACAGATGAACAGACGCATAAATTAGCACATGTGCAAAATATAGCCAGAgcacatgtacatgtgtaatgaaataattcaaaaaaataattatgaatttacaattaaataaTGGGTTAACAAAGAAGCTATTTCATGAACTTTTTACTCACTTGATGcttaaatgtttttaaaaattaagggtaaaaaaaaaaaaaaaagctataaAACTTAactgtttatttattttttcgtacGAAAAGACACATATTATGTTTCTTCCTTACATACATGTCAATATTTGCTTTTTCTGAACATAAatgcttttattatataattgatcatatataatacacatTCTTTATTATACCTAATTAGAATTTtagaaatatgtatatacatgtcgAAATAACTTTCAAAAGGGCATATAACTCTACTTTTTATGTAAATCCTCCTTGGTGGATTATATTACCTTTGTTTATTATCAAAATGTAAGAGAGTGTGGATTCGTGTGCAAAAGGGAAGGTCAAACTTACATTGCCCCTTTGCAATgcgtatgtatacatatatatatattatatgcattaCTAGGTTGACACCTGTTAATTGTAAAACAAAAAGtcgttttttcattatttagaCACTATTCTTTGTTCTCTTTAAGGTGATGATACTATTTCCTACCTTTTCCTGTTCCACATAGAAATATGAATTAGGCAATGTTCCGCGAAAAgagcaaagaaaaaaaaaaaaaaaaaaaaaaaaaaaagacaaacgGAATGTCCGATTTATAgcttttcatataatatatatataatatatatgtgtatatatagtGCATATATAGGtacatatagatataaatttttttttttttttttttactggcgcacataacatatttttaatttcgagtaattattaaaaaaattgaaacacataattttgcttcattttaattaatattgcTACTGATGTATGCTTTGTAAAACCATTGGGAATTCTTAGTTATCTACAATATAACTCtgctatattattatattatcatattgTTATACGTTTTTGAATAAATACATTCTTCTATTAATTAAAGCTATTCCAATGTACGACTAAAGTAATTACTCTTGGTAGGTTAAAAATTTAACCagggatatatataatacgaaCATTTATTGAagcttatatataaactgACATATGGTGAAGCAAATAtgcacatgcatatatatattgaagcagatatatatacgaacatatatatatatatatatatatatatataaatatatattatatagacATACGCGCATATACTTACACACAGCACTGCTGAAAATTCTTTTCCTTTGCTCCCTCCGCTTTTTAAACTCACTTTTTCTTAAATGAAACGAtacaatgaaaaaacaattaaCGCAAGAATTCAGAGAGAGcagaaaaatgaatatgcTCGTGAAAGAATAAGAAACGACTTAAAGTTAGATAACTATAGCAAGATTCAAGGTATATCTATTGATAAGGCTGAGACAGCTCaatcaaaaaaaaacttaGAAGAAAATGATTCCATTAAAAGAGAACATGAAACAACAAACGAGTTTGATAATACAAGAATTAATGAggataaaagtaaaaaagaagaatatgCATCATTAAACGAATTTGACCATACAACAATAAAGGAAGAAAGAGTTAAAAATTGTCAATTATtgaatgaaaaacaaaaggaagaaaaagaagcaGCTGATCAAGTACTTCGAGAAAAAGCTTTACAAC is part of the Plasmodium malariae genome assembly, chromosome: 14 genome and encodes:
- the ISD11 gene encoding protein ISD11, putative, which encodes MKTNQIKRLKTLYRHILNEASKFENINYNVYFTNKAKENFREFFNNSIQDCEKLKTFENECNDYLNMLKRQTIIHNLYHVDKPLVTK
- the PmUG01_14027500 gene encoding conserved Plasmodium protein, unknown function, which gives rise to MENLRKVLWFIEELIYLNYENEDIYEKTEKQIVTSLEALYKDLVGEEISKKLNQKELLKELLDEIKNLFILLKLAKCGKHKRCITNPWVYNIFKFVLDVFENQHIVSINQVKKELFEYVRSEREKIKYKKHIERKTESKELTIFMYLCFTFLFEVKILLCSFIFLNIFTQYNWTGPPLKYDIHIVTLKNTQRYNEDNYFKKFIEALQIKKENFFNSSLDFLSLEGVYIYEHCELINSFCLSIILLGLVNNFCKEDLPFLSLDEYNFSEKNINNANNTNNIKEDQVYGSRADVNIKSTTKYMGDEAVTNDMKEEKCYDNLNCDYFIKSKYLWKARICFIWQRLFTSSYNDYFYSLKIHIIDKPIHIFKKINLLPTDFEIIEQETILCKVADIVDCLNQDIKYVNDVKNAKYCDTFHESHLSEKFKIYVLSNFSVYLTYYNYTRGYQKLLNVLSDMSKFHYFFTGRLGIKRKYQKTPATILVLKAKSGEEEDNTSTVLKEIEPLSEYDILRSDYRIIDNNKSIDEQKLNKREKENQEKEVYVEVEEDLIAVQEMKAKREEIETQNMNEEPILSEENCTDVEEEEKRTSKNNGAKKEGTNCTNKFNDELNNITNNCREQNIDGKNKKGEDSKNSNADDTCTGELSRKNDDAKFKGQIICSSFRNEQVYDAKNTIKDECILKAEKKEDVNNIRMEIPPKKNDKTEQCLEDPNAKVTWKLKDLDPDTDILEEPNFVDSQNNCFKVLFFQEQITLINFCFSLIKFNPHYDEIKFEKLSAVISRCLKCYDVSSEMNFDERRSTNKRNNLLQKKNQNWLLYSCFLWFKCKYETFRLKTVDRAAAQLNELLKECYDMKPEGAERLRFMYDVYYPTIWELKKEIGNVMIKTGSVVSAFNLFKDLKLWEEAITCLIEADRKEEAKELLDDLLKKKKTPCLLCLYGLIDRNNSLNYYVEAWNLSKFKYAKAAIFIGKYYYNKEMYKECCEYLKKALEISPLCPDIWFILGYSYMKIENFDEAIKAFTRMISMTNENSSKSYGNLAYLYMKRGTYKAAKICINEAVKDNNNEWKYWDTYLKLSILQNDIDSFCLSLSMLCKLHQVKQIQPWIFDYISDHIVKDKPTIIPSKNGLCYLDKIITTMDNISSYISEYDSFWNAYSFFLFIKGKYVDSFEAKVKEIRSIESIIQKCNTKRLIDTLISKQVTAIKFLHHMIKNNYLEDKKGTFVYQLKYIIESILRQCKDMKQHEINELSEIMVTIK
- the PmUG01_14027600 gene encoding mitochondrial ribosomal protein S15 precursor, putative, encoding MISKILRGNNFLHIKNKIEVNFFKYSKRYESRVKAHRYTGITAVKTHAQKTEWYLKAERDFLAERSQIPNGYIGLWQYDDIKHLKENIINMLHLNCANNKQIHKFKKLNIRRLLQRRPFDTGSAPVQIGCLTEKILNLRAHLIQRCKDHPKKRTMSILLARRQKLMKYLYKTDFELYKHTCNLLKIKCILFAIPDSRDRAKAINAAAIDGDRCKFLIRQKLWKGKYRPRPIKNAKGQTVRYTRHPIEQPPSDYALPKEYKPQISNSWPYGVKETYQKGLYTIHNPTAPGLGYCPVPMLF